One window of Rouxiella sp. WC2420 genomic DNA carries:
- a CDS encoding DNA-binding protein, whose amino-acid sequence MALVSITEAARLTGKSRRTIQRHIATGRLSKSHGDATEKSIETSELIRCYGEIKQNIDTLSYDTRLVTMSHAGTLKIDKIEAEIELLKQKVDLLKQRLQDKDAHIDSLKQAMLLIESKLPATPEPVAQPMMKKLWQFWKK is encoded by the coding sequence ATGGCTCTGGTATCAATAACTGAGGCGGCAAGATTAACAGGTAAGAGTCGCAGGACAATACAACGGCACATCGCGACAGGAAGGCTCTCGAAGTCACACGGTGACGCGACAGAAAAATCAATTGAAACCTCAGAATTAATAAGGTGTTATGGTGAGATAAAGCAGAACATTGACACACTAAGTTATGACACGAGACTCGTAACAATGTCACACGCTGGCACCTTGAAAATTGACAAAATTGAAGCAGAAATAGAGCTATTAAAACAGAAAGTAGACTTATTGAAGCAGCGACTTCAAGACAAAGACGCACACATAGATAGTCTGAAACAAGCCATGCTGTTAATCGAATCCAAGCTGCCGGCAACACCAGAGCCGGTCGCGCAGCCAATGATGAAAAAATTATGGCAATTCTGGAAAAAATAG
- a CDS encoding replication initiation protein has translation MSELVVFKANELAMSRYDLTEHETKLILCCVALLNPTIKNPTRADRTITFTYQQYAKMMGLTADNAYHRLNGATSELMTRTVEIIYPTGDVSKRIFQWVNLAEFNRRTQSLSLVFSEDVLPYLFQIKRFIKYNLEHVKSFENKYSMRIYEWLLKELMQRKTHKANIEVSIINFKFMLMLEKNYPAFKELNRWVLKAAIKDLNNYSNMKLSIDKRGRPTDTLIFQCELDKQVALATELAKDQKESTTDTFPNIQESIKLETRIHEGLKKILHSDLTAKVQLTSFEIKFLHDMQSKHDLNGSFSWLTLKQRTTLEKILAKYGQI, from the coding sequence ATGTCTGAGTTAGTGGTTTTTAAAGCAAATGAATTAGCTATGAGTCGCTATGACTTAACCGAACATGAGACAAAACTAATTTTGTGCTGTGTGGCATTGCTCAATCCAACCATTAAAAATCCTACAAGGGCAGATAGAACAATCACTTTCACCTATCAGCAATACGCTAAGATGATGGGTTTAACCGCTGACAATGCTTACCATCGATTAAACGGTGCCACCAGTGAACTAATGACGCGTACCGTAGAGATAATCTATCCTACAGGGGATGTCTCTAAGCGAATATTCCAATGGGTTAACTTGGCTGAGTTTAATCGTCGTACACAATCGTTAAGCTTGGTTTTTAGTGAAGATGTACTACCCTATCTATTTCAAATAAAAAGATTTATTAAATATAACCTTGAGCATGTTAAGTCTTTTGAAAATAAATACTCCATGCGCATATACGAATGGCTCCTAAAAGAGTTAATGCAAAGAAAAACACACAAGGCAAATATAGAAGTCAGTATAATAAATTTTAAATTCATGTTGATGCTAGAAAAAAATTATCCTGCATTTAAAGAGCTTAATCGCTGGGTGTTAAAAGCAGCGATTAAAGATCTAAACAACTACAGCAACATGAAACTATCTATTGATAAACGAGGCCGCCCTACTGACACATTAATTTTCCAATGTGAGCTTGATAAGCAAGTTGCTCTTGCCACTGAACTTGCGAAAGACCAAAAAGAGAGTACCACGGACACATTTCCGAATATTCAAGAAAGCATAAAGTTAGAAACGCGCATACATGAAGGACTCAAAAAGATACTACATAGCGATCTAACAGCCAAAGTTCAGCTAACTAGCTTTGAAATAAAATTTCTTCACGATATGCAAAGTAAGCATGATCTTAACGGATCTTTTTCTTGGCTAACACTAAAGCAACGTACCACTCTGGAAAAAATATTAGCGAAATACGGACAAATTTGA
- a CDS encoding glycosyltransferase family 2 protein, whose product MFIADHMSTDGTWDLICNKLKNLENVEVYGQINNSFHDGIRSLIYDKYKHMACQDDWWCRLDSDEFYIDNPRFFLSGVDKKYHYVKAAKNQYYFTDVDLKKFHENGSDYLNGQCVDTMHYYLCNDAEIRFVRHLNKEWKSDEQWPKLNWSALVFHDYIRLKHFQYRYPEQIDKRLIIRSDVKKETNFFSHEVRNSWTTRLNKDEMIHKEDVVDDFKQSWMDRIVNYKNLNDDRVSMNNIDYNLIIKIPTTKEQIIKKIISILSRGKWNNIY is encoded by the coding sequence ATTTTTATTGCTGATCATATGAGTACGGATGGAACTTGGGATTTAATTTGTAATAAGCTAAAAAATCTAGAGAATGTTGAAGTATATGGACAAATAAATAATTCATTCCATGATGGTATCCGAAGTTTAATTTATGATAAATATAAACATATGGCATGCCAGGATGATTGGTGGTGCAGGCTAGACTCTGATGAGTTTTATATAGATAACCCAAGGTTTTTTTTGAGCGGGGTCGATAAAAAATATCACTACGTTAAGGCAGCAAAAAATCAATATTATTTTACGGATGTTGATTTAAAAAAATTCCATGAAAATGGAAGTGATTATCTCAATGGGCAGTGTGTTGACACCATGCATTATTATCTTTGCAATGATGCAGAAATAAGATTTGTGAGGCATTTAAATAAAGAATGGAAAAGTGATGAACAATGGCCAAAATTAAATTGGTCTGCATTGGTATTTCATGATTATATTAGATTAAAGCATTTCCAGTATAGATATCCCGAACAAATTGATAAAAGACTAATAATTAGATCAGATGTAAAAAAAGAGACGAATTTCTTTTCTCATGAAGTCAGGAACTCATGGACTACACGATTAAATAAAGATGAGATGATACACAAGGAGGATGTAGTAGATGATTTCAAACAATCGTGGATGGATAGGATTGTAAACTATAAAAATCTAAATGACGATAGAGTATCCATGAATAATATTGATTATAATTTAATTATAAAGATACCTACAACGAAAGAACAAATAATTAAAAAAATCATTTCGATCTTATCTCGAGGGAAATGGAATAACATTTATTAG